The candidate division WOR-1 bacterium RIFOXYB2_FULL_36_35 genome contains a region encoding:
- a CDS encoding 30S ribosomal protein S21 — translation MTKINVSENESIDKVLKKFKMKMRREGIIDEIKKREFYEKPSQRRRKEKEKAKRREQRRQHEED, via the coding sequence ATGACAAAAATTAATGTTTCAGAAAATGAGTCTATAGATAAAGTTTTAAAAAAATTCAAAATGAAAATGCGGCGCGAAGGCATAATCGACGAAATAAAAAAACGGGAATTTTATGAAAAGCCTAGCCAAAGACGTCGCAAAGAAAAAGAAAAAGCAAAAAGACGGGAACAAAGACGTCAACACGAAGAAGATTGA
- a CDS encoding histidine triad nucleotide-binding protein, whose amino-acid sequence MNDCLFCKIINKQIPAEILVENEDVLAFNDINPQAPIHILVIPKTHIASISQVKKEHSQIISKIIKTIQNIAQKTGIIESGFRVVANHGSDAGQAVDHLHFHILGGRKMQWPPG is encoded by the coding sequence ATGAATGATTGTCTCTTTTGTAAAATAATAAACAAACAAATTCCAGCTGAAATTTTAGTTGAAAATGAAGATGTTCTTGCCTTTAACGATATAAATCCTCAAGCGCCAATTCATATTCTTGTAATACCCAAAACACATATAGCTTCTATCTCCCAGGTTAAAAAGGAACACTCTCAAATCATTTCAAAGATCATAAAAACCATTCAAAATATTGCGCAAAAAACTGGTATAATAGAAAGTGGTTTTAGAGTTGTTGCAAACCATGGATCAGATGCGGGACAAGCCGTAGATCATTTACACTTCCATATTCTTGGTGGAAGAAAAATGCAATGGCCTCCCGGGTAA
- a CDS encoding TIGR00725 family protein, which yields MKKKIFISVIGESHASEDIAKLAEEVGYEIAKAGAVLVCGGLKGVMEYACKGAKMGRGTTIGILPGSKREDANPYIDYPIVTGIGYARNKLVVKSGHVVIAVGGSYGTLSEIAFTLGYGIPLVGLKTWKFIHHNGKFDDKMHYVKTPRKAVNLALELALQAKNPLEKHEYHT from the coding sequence ATGAAAAAGAAAATTTTTATATCGGTAATTGGAGAGAGCCATGCTTCGGAGGATATAGCAAAACTGGCGGAAGAAGTGGGTTATGAAATAGCTAAAGCCGGTGCGGTTTTGGTTTGTGGCGGGTTAAAAGGAGTTATGGAATATGCTTGCAAAGGGGCAAAAATGGGGAGGGGGACGACGATCGGTATTCTTCCTGGAAGCAAGAGAGAGGATGCTAATCCTTATATTGATTATCCTATAGTTACAGGCATCGGATATGCGAGAAATAAACTGGTCGTAAAATCAGGCCATGTAGTTATTGCAGTGGGGGGGAGTTATGGCACTCTTTCAGAAATTGCTTTTACCTTGGGGTATGGAATTCCTCTAGTTGGGTTAAAAACCTGGAAATTTATCCATCATAACGGTAAGTTTGATGATAAGATGCATTATGTTAAAACGCCCAGGAAAGCTGTTAATCTTGCTCTTGAGCTTGCTCTGCAGGCGAAGAACCCATTAGAAAAGCACGAATACCATACGTAA